One window of the Eucalyptus grandis isolate ANBG69807.140 chromosome 8, ASM1654582v1, whole genome shotgun sequence genome contains the following:
- the LOC104456827 gene encoding rRNA-processing protein FYV7 isoform X1, which produces MKGRAGKDGEPRGKGGRFFGGSSKPAGSSNKAAAMKKKKQNVTRLGGGGLSLEAFANIKSTTNRNQYNPALIKKKREFYKNAKYISKYKKSLKHLSEPNDPSAVKPSEDTKEMDKSKKRNKNEKRGSNSLRELYEKKREEEEIARKEREVVAQAKKEEREKAEARRKAERVKMFKKTRSGQPVMKYRIEHLLQSMQGSN; this is translated from the exons ATGAAGGGTCGGGCGGGTAAGGACGGAGAGCCCCGCGGAAAGGGCGGTAGATTCTTCGGTGGCTCCTCAAAGCCTGCGGGGAGCAGCAACAAGGCGGCggcgatgaagaagaagaagcagaacgTGACGCGTCTGGGAGGCGGCGGCCTCTCCCTCGAGGCCTTTGCCAACATAAAGTCGACCACGAACCGGAACCAGTACAACCCCGCTCTGATCA AAAAGAAGAGGGAGTTCTACAAGAATGCCAAGTATATCAGCAAGTACAAGAAATCCCTAAAGCATTTAAGTGAGCCAAATGATCCATCGGCCGTGAAACCTTCAGAG GACACAAAGGAAATGGACAAATCTAAGAAGAGAAATAAGAACGAGAAGAGAGGTTCAAATAGTCTGAGGGAGCTATACGAGAAGAAGCGTGAGGAGGAAGAGATAGCAAGAAAGGAGAGGGAGGTGGTTGCAcaagcaaagaaagaagagagggagaaagctGAGGCTCGGAGGAAGGCAGAAAGAGTGAAGATGTTCAAGAAGACACGGTCCGGTCAACCCGTTATGAAGTACAGAATCGAGCATCTTTTGCAGAGCATGCAAGGCTCAAATTAG
- the LOC104416447 gene encoding CASP-like protein 1E1, with protein MESQSKSSKDGASARGDVEMADRPPKAVRCPDLLFRALALALTLAAAVMVGVDKESKTVSVTISQSLTLHVRATAKWQYMSAFVYFLVSNAVACSYAAASLVYVTVSGAARSAKAALAINVLDTVMMGLLLSASGASAAIGVIAQHGNSHVQWNKVCHAFSSYCHQMAAAFTLCLVGSFAFLLLSVLYVMDLHKKAMSR; from the exons ATGGAGAGCCAGAGCAAGTCGAGCAAGGACGGGGCGTCGGCGAGGGGCGACGTCGAGATGGCGGACCGTCCGCCGAAGGCCGTCAGGTGTCCTGATCTACTGTTCCGCGCCCTAGCACTGGCACTCACTCTGGCGGCCGCGGTCATGGTCGGCGTCGACAAGGAGTCCAAGACGGTCTCTGTCACCATCTCCCAGAGCCTCACACTGCACGTCCGTGCCACCGCGAAGTGGCAATACATGTCCGCTTTCGT ATACTTCCTGGTGTCGAATGCCGTCGCATGTTCGTATGCAGCTGCATCCCTCGTGTACGTCACCGTTTCTGGGGCGGCCCGCAGCGCCAAAGCAGCTTTAGCCATCAACGTGCTTGACACTGTCATGATGGGGCTGCTCCTATCTGCCAGCGGCGCATCCGCCGCCATCGGCGTGATCGCCCAGCACGGCAACTCCCATGTGCAGTGGAACAAGGTCTGCCATGCGTTCAGCAGCTACTGCCACCAGATGGCGGCGGCATTCACCCTGTGTCTCGTCGGCTCATTTGCGTTCCTGCTGCTTTCGGTGCTCTATGTCATGGACCTCCACAAGAAGGCCATGTCGAGatga
- the LOC104416446 gene encoding LOW QUALITY PROTEIN: zinc finger protein CONSTANS-LIKE 13 (The sequence of the model RefSeq protein was modified relative to this genomic sequence to represent the inferred CDS: deleted 2 bases in 1 codon) — protein sequence MAKGGGGKRPCDYCGGTTALLYCRADTARLCFACDREVHATNPLFAKHNRSLLCDACDSASASFFCEAERLLLCQNCDWDRHDGGRGRGAAAVHNRRPVEVFTGSPSVGEILGILGVEDLGFKGPPLGGDEGGDDGGGGGGGGCGGGGDGGFSDVLLWDTPAFVTLDDLIVPREDACALRAVDVPPLPKNRNATCGLHMKEMLRQLRLLAKPEYNFNFEEGEIEPLDDFHLPVLTQALQPANIHTGCEDRDQGGFQKIEATDFQWFSNDGNTRNQAYDASSFSGGYKEERPTALDKYPNGSILSSTNECHEVPSENSINPNPLPLVPLTSQERESAISRYKEKRKTRRYDKHIRYESRKVRAESRIRIKGRFAKTDRT from the exons aTGGCGAAGGGCGGAGGCGGGAAGCGGCCCTGCGACTACTGCGGCGGGACCACGGCGCTGCTCTACTGCCGGGCCGACACGGCGAGGCTCTGCTTCGCCTGCGACCGGGAGGTCCACGCCACCAACCCGCTCTTCGCCAAGCACAACCGCTCCCTCCTCTGCGACGCCTGCgactccgcctccgcctccttcTTCTGCGAGGCCGAGCGCCTCCTCCTCTGCCAGAACTGCGACTGGGACCGTCAcgacggcggc agggggaggggggcggcggcggtgcACAACCGGAGGCCGGTCGAGGTGTTCACCGGGAGCCCTTCGGTGGGCGAGATTTTGGGGATCTTGGGGGTGGAGGATTTAGGGTTCAAGGGCCCGCCTTTGGGTGGTGATGAGGGTGGGgatgacggcggcggcggcggcggcggcggctgcggcggcggcggggatgGTGGGTTCTCGGATGTTTTGCTTTGGGACACTCCTGCTTTTGTTACTCTCGATGATTTGATCGTTCCCAGGGAGGATGCGTGTGCACTTCGGGCTGTGGATGTCCCTCCTCTGCCTAAG AATAGAAATGCAACCTGTGGTCTGCACATGAAAGAAATGCTACGCCAGCTCCGCTTACTTGCTAAACCAGAATATAACTTCAACTTTGAAGAGGGGGAGATTGAACCGTTGGATGATTTTCACTTGCCAGTTTTGACTCAAGCTCTTCAGCCAGCAAATATTCACACTGGATGTGAAGATAGAGATCAAGGtggatttcaaaaaattgag GCAACTGACTTTCAGTGGTTTTCTAATGACGGCAACACCAGAAACCAAGCTTATGACGCTTCTTCATTCTCTGGTGGCTATAAAGAGGAAAGACCGACAGCTTTAGACAAATATCCAAACGGCAGTATTCTGAGTTCTACCAATGAATGTCATGAAGTACCatccgaaaattcaatcaatccaaatCCTTTGCCTCTGGTTCCATTAACTAGCCAGGAGAGAGAGTCTGCAATCTCACGCTacaaggagaagagaaaaacaaggaG GTATGATAAGCACATCAGATATGAATCACGGAAAGTCAGGGCTGAGAGCAGGATTAGAATCAAGGGACGTTTTGCTAAGACGGACAGGACCTG
- the LOC104456829 gene encoding tubby-like F-box protein 3, which produces MASFKSIIQDVKDEIGNISRKGFDHVKFGYGLRSRSHRVVQDSSVVVDALKQSCWASMPPELLRDVLMRIEKSESTWPPRKNVVACAGVCRNWREIMKEIVKTPEVSGKLTFPISLKQPGPRDSLLQCYIKRNRSNQTYYLYLSLDQALNEDGKFLLAARKLRRPTCTDYIISLNPDDMSKGSSTYIGKLRSNFLGTKFTAFDAQPPSAGSRVMKSRSTRLVNFKQVSPKVPAGNYPAVHISYELNVLGSRGPRRMQCVLDAIPASSIEPGGVAPTQTEFMSSTLDTFPSFSFFRSKSTRVENLESGRPMSAPKDGMLVLKNKSPRWHEQLQCWCLNFHGRVTVASVKNFQLVASPEQGVAGTEHENVILQFGKVGKDVFTMDYQYPISAFQSFAICLSSFDTRIACE; this is translated from the exons ATGGCGTCGTTCAAGAGCATTATTCAGGACGTGAAGGATGAGATTGGGAACATCTCTAGGAAAGGGTTTGACCATGTGAAGTTTGGGTACGGGCTGAGGTCACGCTCACACCGGGTTGTGCAGGACAGTTCGGTGGTGGTTGACGCGTTGAAGCAGAGTTGTTGGGCGAGCATGCCGCCTGAGCTCTTGAGGGACGTGTTGATGAGGATAGAGAAGTCGGAGAGCACGTGGCCCCCGAGGAAAAATGTGGTTGCTTGTGCTGGTGTTTGTAGGAACTGGAGGGAGATCATGAAGGAAATTGTGAAAACACCGGAGGTGTCTGGCAAGTTGACATTTCCAATTTCCTTGAAGCAG CCTGGTCCAAGGGACTCCCTTCTTCAGTGTTATATTAAACGCAATCGCAGCAACCAAACATATTATCTCTACCTCAGCTTAGATCAAG CTTTAAATGAAGATGGCAAATTTCTTCTCGCTGCACGTAAGCTCCGGCGCCCTACTTGCACAGACTACATCATCTCTTTAAATCCCGATGACATGTCCAAAGGGAGTAGCACATATATTGGAAAATTAAG GTCAAACTTTCTGGGCACAAAGTTCACAGCCTTTGATGCACAGCCTCCAAGTGCTGGCTCCAGAGTCATGAAAAGCCGGTCGACCAGGCTAGTGAACTTTAAGCAAGTCTCCCCGAAAGTTCCCGCTGGAAATTACCCTGCAGTGCACATATCTTATGAGTTGAATGTCTTGGGATCAAG GGGACCGAGAAGAATGCAATGTGTCTTGGACGCCATACCTGCCTCTTCAATTGAGCCAGGAGGAGTTGCCCCGACACAGACTGAATTTATGTCCAGCACTCTCGACACATTTCCCTCATTCTCTTTTTTCAGATCTAAATCGACGCGCGTAGAGAACCTTGAGTCTGGGAGACCAATGTCTGCTCCAAAAGATGGGATGCTGGTATTGAAGAACAAGTCTCCGAGGTGGCACGAGCAACTCCAGTGCTGGTGCCTAAATTTTCATGGACGGGTTACTGTTGCTTCAGTGAAGAACTTCCAGTTGGTGGCTTCTCCAGAACAAGGAGTCGCCGGTACAGAGCATGAGAACGTTATCCTCCAGTTTGGAAAAGTGGGGAAGGATGTATTCACAATGGATTATCAATATCCTATCTCAGCTTTCCAATCATTTGCCATATGTCTCAGCAGTTTCGACACTCGAATTGCTTGTGAATAG
- the LOC104456827 gene encoding rRNA-processing protein FYV7 isoform X2, which produces MKGRAGKDGEPRGKGGRFFGGSSKPAGSSNKAAAMKKKKQNVTRLGGGGLSLEAFANIKSTTNRNQYNPALIKKKREFYKNAKYISKYKKSLKHLSEPNDPSAVKPSEEMDKSKKRNKNEKRGSNSLRELYEKKREEEEIARKEREVVAQAKKEEREKAEARRKAERVKMFKKTRSGQPVMKYRIEHLLQSMQGSN; this is translated from the exons ATGAAGGGTCGGGCGGGTAAGGACGGAGAGCCCCGCGGAAAGGGCGGTAGATTCTTCGGTGGCTCCTCAAAGCCTGCGGGGAGCAGCAACAAGGCGGCggcgatgaagaagaagaagcagaacgTGACGCGTCTGGGAGGCGGCGGCCTCTCCCTCGAGGCCTTTGCCAACATAAAGTCGACCACGAACCGGAACCAGTACAACCCCGCTCTGATCA AAAAGAAGAGGGAGTTCTACAAGAATGCCAAGTATATCAGCAAGTACAAGAAATCCCTAAAGCATTTAAGTGAGCCAAATGATCCATCGGCCGTGAAACCTTCAGAG GAAATGGACAAATCTAAGAAGAGAAATAAGAACGAGAAGAGAGGTTCAAATAGTCTGAGGGAGCTATACGAGAAGAAGCGTGAGGAGGAAGAGATAGCAAGAAAGGAGAGGGAGGTGGTTGCAcaagcaaagaaagaagagagggagaaagctGAGGCTCGGAGGAAGGCAGAAAGAGTGAAGATGTTCAAGAAGACACGGTCCGGTCAACCCGTTATGAAGTACAGAATCGAGCATCTTTTGCAGAGCATGCAAGGCTCAAATTAG
- the LOC104456828 gene encoding glycine-rich cell wall structural protein-like, with translation MGPGGPGGPGGGGFGGPGGGPGFGGPGGPGFGGPGFGGPGFGGPGWGPGPGDRGVRGWDSEVHGDLAVASSDLEASSVGSLMAYAAWYLLACTACAVAGCCKIASAGRAGMALPVLEVLQATDPEMF, from the exons ATGGGACCTGGAGGACCCGGCGGGCCTGGAGGAGGGGGTTTCGGCGGGCCTGGAGGAGGACCCGGTTTCGGCGGGCCAGGAGGACCAGGGTTCGGTGGACCTGGTTTCGGAGGTCCGGGTTTCGGTGGACCCGGATGGGGTCCTGGCCCCGGGGACCGTGGGGTCCGGGGATGGGATTCGGAGGTCCATGGGGACCTGGCGGTGGCTTCTTCGGACCTGGAGGCTTCTTCGGTGGGTTCTTTAATGGCATATGCAGCATGGTATCTTCTTG CATGTACTGCTTGTGCTGTTGCTGGCTGCTGCAAGATTGCTTCGGCGGGCCGCGCGGGTATGGCCCTCCCGGTCCTGGAGGTCCTCCAGGCTACTGATCCGGAGATGTTTTGA
- the LOC104456826 gene encoding E3 ubiquitin-protein ligase MIEL1, translating into MAEGAEHAIQTKDRDFAKLEHGCEHYRRRCKIRAPCCDRVFPCRHCHNEFTSSLSNLKDHHELVRHDVKRVVCSVCDTEQEAAQVCSKCGVNMGEYFCGTCKFYDDQTEKEQFHCEECGICRVGGRENFFHCPKCGSCYVMSLRDNHVCVENSMKSHCPVCYEYLFDSMKGTTILKCGHTIHMDCVKEMADQNQYRCPICLKTVMEKSEDWRMLDAEIAETVMPKEYQYKVTILCNDCNKAGHVPFHIFGLKCSECRSYNTRRISAVDHQQDDSGESSTRGPRTT; encoded by the exons ATGGCAGAAGGAGCAGAGCACGCGATACAGACGAAAGATCGAGACTTTGCCAAATTGGAGCACGG CTGCGAGCACTACCGGAGACGCTGCAAGATTCGAGCCCCGTGCTGCGATCGGGTCTTCCCGTGCCGCCACTGCCACAACGAGTTCACG AGCTCGCTGAGCAACCTGAAAGATCATCATGAGCTGGTGCGGCACGACGTGAAGAGG GTCGTCTGTTCTGTTTGCGACACGGAGCAAGAG GCTGCTCAAGTTTGTTCGAAATGCGGTGTGAACATGGGAGAATATTTCTGTGGAACTTGCAAGTTTTATGATGATCAG ACCGAAAAGGAGCAATTTCATTGTGAGGAATGTGGAATTTGTAG AGTTGGAGGTCGTGAAAATTTCTTCCATTGTCCAAAGTGCG GATCTTGTTATGTTATGTCGTTACGTGATAATCATGTATGCGTGGAGAATTCAATGAAGAGCCATTGCCCTGTCTGCTATGAG TATCTATTTGACTCGATGAAAGGAACAACAATCTTGAAATGTGGACACACAATTCATATGGACTGTGTCAAAGAAATGGCTGACCAAAATCA GTATCGTTGTCCCATTTGCTTGAAGACAGTTATGGAAAAGTCTGAAGACTGGAGAATGCTGGATGCAGAG atTGCAGAAACGGTCATGCCTAAAGAATATCAGTATAAG GTCACGATTCTCTGCAATGACTGCAACAAAGCAGGGCACGTTCCATTTcacatttttgggctgaagtgcAGCGAATGCCGTTCATACAACACTCGAAGAATATCAGCTGTGGACCATCAGCAAGATGATTCAG GTGAAAGTTCAACTCGCGGTCCTCGTACAACTTAG